A single window of Liolophura sinensis isolate JHLJ2023 chromosome 6, CUHK_Ljap_v2, whole genome shotgun sequence DNA harbors:
- the LOC135468885 gene encoding leucine-rich repeat-containing protein 73-like: MLPGAGIIQMTGEMLTSPEVSNICESLENSGIRFFSLRDCKVGDKECKRLMKAVGQCKSVLQLNLSLGLVNDSFRVELVAQALTRNRSLRVLSLHGNKLGNEGVKVICQALAQHPHITSLDLGDCAFGDDGLEAVCDLLPPDGAKSGLQDLTLSANTDITARGWAKFSMAIGANSMLKALYLDYNTLGDYGAGCLAVSLAANRKIEMLDLEGTGLTEHSAKLFLHLVKSYPLRLKRLVLSENRVHKSTVEAIRTCLQDFAENDNDITSEAEETSQSGKVTEVRLRTVDRSSRNDVDKAQLLENLGQLMNTPERKPGKHRNKSSNVGKDDDITRAKYSAEYSSPKISKHPPQESQRRVGEDTQRNPLTETEEWGDELTEVPL; this comes from the exons ATGTTGCCGGGTGCAGGCATTATCCAGATGACTGGGGAAATGCTTACTTCTCCGGAAGTCAGCAACATCTGCGAATCTTTAGAAAACAGCGGCATACGATTCTTTTCTCTGCGTGACTGTAAAGTAGGTGACAAGGAATGCAAACGGCTAATGAAGGCTGTTGGTCAGTGTAAATCAGTCCTACAGCTAAATCTTAGTCTTGGACTTGTAAATGACAGTTTCAGGGTGGAGCTGGTTGCACAAGCCCTTACCCGAAATCGATCTTTACGTGTTCTGTC GTTGCATGGAAACAAACTTGGTAATGAAGGAGTGAAAGTAATATGCCAGGCTTTGGCTCAACATCCGCACATTACATCTCTTGACCTGGGAGACTGTGCCTTTGGGGATGATGGACTAGAGGCTGTTTGTGATCTGTTGCCACCTGATGGAGCGAAGTCAG GCCTTCAGGATCTAACTCTCAGTGCTAATACAGACATCACTGCAAGAGGTTGGGCCAAGTTCAGTATGGCCATTGGAGCCAACAGCATGCTGAAGGCTCTGTACTTAGATTACAACACTCTGGGAGATTATGGTGCAGGGTGCCTGGCTGTGTCATTAGCTGCTAACCGTAAGATAGAAATGCTGGACCTGGAGGGAACTGGGCTAACGGAACATTCTGCTAAG TTGTTCCTACACCTGGTTAAGAGTTATCCCCTGAGGTTAAAACGCCTTGTGCTAAGTGAGAATCGTGTTCATAAGAGTACAGTGGAGGCCATTAGGACTTGTTTGCAGGACTTTGCAGaaaatgataatgatatcaCCAGTGAGGCCGAGGAAACCAGTCAATCAGGCAAAGTCACAGAGGTCAGACTGCGGACAGTGGACAGGTCATCCAGAAATGATGTAGACAAAGCCCAGTTGTTGGAAAATTTGGGACAGCTAATGAACACACCTGAGCGAAAACCAGgtaaacacagaaataaaagtTCAAATGTGGGTAAGGATGATGATATTACACGCGCAAAATACTCTGCTGAGTATAGTTCACCTAAGATCTCCAAACACCCTCCTCAGGAGTCTCAAAGAAGAGTGGGGGAAGACACTCAGCGTAACCCTCTAACAGAGACAGAGGAGTGGGGAGACGAGTTGACTGAGGTGCCCTTATGA